GAGAGCGCCTCCAAGAATATTGGGGGCGCTTTTGTTTTGCCCTGAATAAAGCGTAACTTCAGGCCTAAAGATCAAACTCCTTTAAAAAAACATATCTAATGCAAGAGGTACAATTTGAAGATGCTTTGGACTATGCCAAAGCCCAGGATGTCAGTGATCCCCTAGCGCATTTTCGCCCCCAATTTCATTTCCCTAAACAGGCAGATGGAAGCCCTATTATTTATCTTTGCGGCAATTCTTTGGGCCTACAGCCCCGCCTTGCTCAGCAGCTGATGCAAGACGAAATGGAGGTCTGGAAAGAATTGGCCGTAGAGGGCCACTTTAAGGCCGAGCGCCCTTGGATGACCTACCATGAAGAGTTTAGCCGACAGCTTTCTCCTATTGTGGGGGCCTTGCCCAAAGAGATTACCGTCATGAACACCCTAAGCGTCAATTTGCACCTCATGATGGTCTCTTTTTATCGGCCCACAAAAAGCCGCTACAAAATTGTGATCGAGGGTGGGGCCTTTCCTTCGGATAAATATGCCGTAGATTCGCAGCTGCGTTTTCATGGCATTGACCCTCAGGATGGCTTGATTCAGCTACGCCCTCGTATGGGCGAAGACCATCTGCGGACCGAAGATATTTTGCAGGCCTTGGAGCGAGAAAAGGACAGTATTGCCTTGGTCATGCTTAGCGGAATCAACTATTATACGGGCCAGTGTTTTGATATGCAGTCCATTACGAAAAAAGGCCATGAAATTGGGGCTATGGTGGGCTTTGATTTGGCCCATGCTGCGGGTAA
This genomic interval from Saprospira grandis contains the following:
- the kynU gene encoding kynureninase; translated protein: MQEVQFEDALDYAKAQDVSDPLAHFRPQFHFPKQADGSPIIYLCGNSLGLQPRLAQQLMQDEMEVWKELAVEGHFKAERPWMTYHEEFSRQLSPIVGALPKEITVMNTLSVNLHLMMVSFYRPTKSRYKIVIEGGAFPSDKYAVDSQLRFHGIDPQDGLIQLRPRMGEDHLRTEDILQALEREKDSIALVMLSGINYYTGQCFDMQSITKKGHEIGAMVGFDLAHAAGNVRLQLHDWGMDFAVWCHYKYLNSGPGCIAGAFVHERHLNRKDLPRFEGWWGHHKESRFKMPATFEPAPNADAWQISNAPILAMVPMRASLALFNEAGMDRLLAKSKKLTAYLEFLLNQLPTDRIRILTPKAPKDRGAQLSIQVKGADRSLFDDLVKNGVIGDWREPDVIRISPAPIYNSFEDVYQMVQILKKCLQL